In Phenylobacterium hankyongense, the sequence TGATCCAGACCACCGACCACAGCACCTCCGACAGCAGCAGGTGCGCGCGGGCGTTGCGGTCGGTCCGCGCCAGCGGGGCGGCGGCCGGGCCCTCAAGCAGGTCGCGCGCATGCCGGAACATATCGACAAAAGCCTCGCCGAGCGGCCGGGCGTTCAGTGCGCGGACGTCGTTGAACACCGCGATCTGCTCGGCCTCGCCGAGGGCGACGCGGCGCTTGAAGTCGAAATAGGCTCCGATGAAACCGCGCAGCCGGGCGCGGTCGTCCGCCCCGCTCGCCTGGCCGGCGGCGATCAGCGCGTCGAAACGGTCGATGGCCCGCTGCAGGCAGGCGACCGCCAGCTCCTCCTTGTTCCGGAAGTAGTAGACGACGGCGGTGGGCACGAGGTCGAGGCGGGCGGCGACCTCGCCCAGCGTCATGCCGCGCACGCCCTTGCGGTTCAGCACCTCCACCGCGGAGGCGACAATGGCGTTGCGGCGCGCTTCGTAGCGCCGCGTCGGCTTGCGCGCGGCCGGGCCGTCGGGGCTTGCGGCGGCGCCTTCGGAGTTTGCGGCCATCCCGGTTCATAGCCAGAAACGCCGGCGCCGACCATTGGGCCTTACGACGTACGCGGACTGGGCGACGGCGCCATGTGACCGGACCATGGCAAATCGGAAAAGCTATGCTATCGCCTTGCGGCCGGGGGGCGACGGACGTGTCTGAGTTGGCGTGTGGGGGGCCATGACATTTCACCGGCGCGTGCTGGCTTGCGGATGCGGGAGCGGCGGACTGCGGCCCGCCCTGATCGTCCTGGCTTTGGCGGCTGGAGGCGTGGCGCGGGCCGACGAAGCGCCCCCTCCGCAATCGGGCTCAGGCGCGCTCGGCGCCCTCTCCCTGGACGAGCTTTCCGAGATCAAGGTCACCTCGGTGTCCAAGCGCGCCGAGCCGATCAGCCAGGCCCCCTCGTCCGTCTACGTCATCACTAACGACGCCATCCGCCGCTCCGGCGCGATCAGCATTCCCGAAGCCCTGCGCAATGCGCCGAACCTCGAGGTGATGCGGATCGACGCCCTGGATTATTCGATCACCGCGCGCGGCTTCGCCGGCTTCGAGGCGGCCAACAAGCTGCTGGTGCTGATCGACGGGCGCAGCGTCTACACCCCGCTGTTCTCCGGCGTGGACTGGGACCAGAACCAGGTCCTGCTCGACGATGTCGACCGGATCGAGGTGATCAGCGGTCCCGGCGGCACCCTGTGGGGGGCCAACGCGGTCAACGGCGTGGTCAACATCACCACCCGCAGCGCCTTCGACACGCAAGGCTCCCTGGCCGAGGTCAATCTCGGATCTCTCGATAGCGACGTCCGGCTTCGCTACGGCGGACAGCTCGGGGAGTCCGCCGCCGGCCGCATCTACTTCACGGCCTTCAGGCGCGGCGAGCTGCGCAAGGACGACGGCGCCCATGCCAACGACGGCTGGGACGGCGTGCAGGGCGGCTTCCGCACCGACTGGGCCGGCGACCGGGACACCCTCACCCTGCAGGGCGACGCCCACGACGGCACGATCAGCGACTCCCTGGGTCTGCCCGGCTATGTGCGCGGCGGCAACGTCCTGGGCCGCTGGACGCGGCGGATGGAGAACGGCTCCACCGTCGAGCTGCAGGCCTACTACGACCAGTTCGCCCGCAACGCGCGGCTGATCCACGACGGCCTGAAGACCTATGACATCCAGGCGCAGCACGCCTTCAGCTGGCTGGGCCGCCACCAGATCATCTGGGGCGGCGGCTACCGCATCACCGAGGACGACTTCTACACGCTCACCGAACCGCAGCTGCTGACCCCGACCCACCGTCGCGTCGACATCGGCAACCTGTTCGCCCAGGACGAGTTCGCGGTGCGGACCGACCTGACCCTCACGCTGGGGCTGAAGCTCGAGACCAACACCTATACCCGCGCCGAGCTGATGCCGAACGCCCGCCTGGGGTGGCGGGTGTCGGACCGGCAGTTCCTGTGGGCGGCGGTGTCGCGGGCGGTGCGCAATCCCTCGCGGATCGAGCGCGACTTCTCCCTCCCCGGGATCGTCGATCCGGGCCACATGGGCTCGGAGAAGCTGATCGCCTACGAACTGGGCTACCGCGGGCGGATGACGGACGCCGCCAACGTCTCCGTTTCGCTCTACTACAACGCCTACGATCAGCTGCGGACCAACGACCTCAGCCCCGGCGGGGTGCTGCCGATCTATGTGGGCAACTCCATGGAGGGCGACACCTACGGGATCGAGGCCTGGGCCGACTACGACGTACGCTCCTGGTGGCGGCTCAGCGTCGGCGGATCGATCCTGGGCAAGGACTTCCGGCTGAAGCCCGGCAGCCTCGACATCGCCCAGTTCGAGGCCGCCGGGGTCGATCCCGACTACTGGGTCAAGCTGCGCTCGCAGATGCGGCTTGGCGACCGGGTCACGCTGGACGCCGGCCTGCGCTACTACGACGCCATCCCGACCTCGCAGGCCTCCGGCTATGTCGGCGCAAAGGCCTATCTGGACGGCGACCTGCGGCTGGCTTGGCGGGTCACCGACGCCCTGGAGCTCTCTCTGGTCGGGCAGAACCTGCTGCACGACCGGCACGCCGAAGCGAGCGAGTCCCGGCGCGACAAAATCCAGCGCAGCGTCCTCCTCGGCCTTCGCTGGGTCCACTGAATGAGGGGCGTGCGCAGAGCCCTGGGTCTGCTGACGCTCGCCGCGCTGTGCGCCGCGGCGACGGTCGGCGGCGCGTGGGCGCAGCCGACCCTGGAGTTCTCCGTCAAGGCCGCCTTCCTGACCAAGTTCCCGGCCTTCGTGACCTGGCCGGAAAGCGCCATGACGCCGTCGGAGCCGCTGCGCATCTGCGTGGTGGGCGACGACCCCTTCGGCCCCGCCCTGGAGCAGAGCGCGCAGGGCCGGGCGCTGGAGGACCACCCGCTCGCGGTGCGCCGGCTGGCCGTCGTCGACCGCGCCAGCGGCTGCCACGTGCTCTACGCTCTCGGTTCTTCGCGGCAGTCCGCGGCCCAGGCGCTGCAGGCCGTGCGCGGCGCGCCCGTGCTCACAGTCACCGATGCGGCGCAGGGAGGCGCGCGCGGCATGATCCACTTCGTGGTGTTCCAGGATCGCGTCCGGTTCCAGATCGACGCCCTCCAGGCGGCGCAGAGCGGCCTGTCGATGAGCTCAAAGCTGCTGGCCCTGGCGCTGACGGTGAAGCGATGATCCCGCCGGGCCTGCAAAGCGAGCGGAGACGGGTGAACCTGGCCTGGGCCAGCGTCGTCGGCCTGCTGATCGCCGGCGTCCTGCTGGGCTCGCGGGCGGAAATCGCCTACCGCCACCAGGCGCAACGGCAGGCGCAGGTGCAGGCGGAGATCCTGGCGGCCAGCGTCACGGCCGCGCTCGCCTTCGACGACCGGCCCACCATCCGTGAATACGTCGACGCCCTGCGCGTCAATCCGCAGGTGGCGATCGCCGCGGTCTACGACGCCGCCGGCGACCCGGTGGTCACCTACGCCCGCAACGGCTCTCACGCCGCCCCGCCCCGCATCGGGCCGCCCGGGAGCCGCACGACGCAGGGCGTGGTGCGGGTGACCACGCCGGTCACCGAGCACGAGGTCCAGCTCGGCAAGGTCTATGTCGAAACCCTGCCGGAGCCGCTGTCCAGCGTGTTGGCCCGGCATTCCGGGCTCGGCCTGCTGCTGGTCATGGCCTTCCTGCTGCTGGGCCTGATCACCCGCGCCGCCGCCCAACTGCAGCGACGCGCCGAGCAGCTGGCCGACGCCAACGCCCGGCTGCAGGTGGAGATGGCCGAACGCGAGCGCGCCGAAGAGGCGCTGCGCCAGAGCCAGAAGATGGAGTCCCTGGGCCAGCTCACCGGCGGCGTGGCGCACGACTTCAACAACCTGCTGACCGTCATCATGGGCGGGCTGGAAACCATCGGGCGGCATCTGGCGAAGCTGCCGTCGAACGCCGAGAACGCGCGCCTGCACCGCGCCCGCGACATGGCCATGTACGGGGCGGAGCGGGCCGCCACCCTGACCGCGCGCCTGCTGGCCTTCTCGCGCCGCCAGCCCCTGCAGCCGCAGGCGATCGACCCGAACAGGCTGGTCAACGGGATGAGCGAGCTGCTGCAGCGCACCCTGGGCGAGACCGTCACCCTGCAGATCGTGCTGGGCGCGGGCCTCTGGCGCACGCACGCCGACCCCGGCCAGCTGGAGAACGCCGTGCTGAACCTGGCGGTGAACGCCCGCGACGCCATGGAGGGCGGCGGCCGGCTGACCATCGAGACCGCCAACGCCTCGCTGGATTCCGGCTACGTCGAACAGCTGCCGGAAACCCTCGCGGCCGGCCAGTACGTGCTGATCGCGGTGACCGACACCGGGTCCGGCATGGACGAGGAGACCGTGACCCGCGCCTTCGAGCCCTTCTTCACCACCAAGGACGTCGGCAAGGGCACGGGGCTGGGCCTCAGCCAGGTCTACGGCTTCGTCCGCCAGAGCGGCGGCGTCGTGCGGATCTACAGCGAGCCCGGCCAGGGCACGACGGTGAAGATCTACCTGCCGCGGTTCCTGGGGGCCGAACAGGAGATCGCCACGCCGCGGGCGCTCGACGCCTCCACCCTGCTCGGCGACGAGGTGGTGCTGCTGGTCGAGGACCACGACGAGCTGCGGGCCTATTCCAGCGGCATCCTGCGCGAGCTCGGCTATCAAGTGCACGAGGCCGCCGACGGGGCGAGCGCGCTGGAGGTCATGGCCAACATCCCCGACATCGTCCTGCTGTTCACCGACGTGGTGCTGCCGGGCGGCATGAACGGCCGCCAGCTGGCGGACAAGGTGCGCGAGGCGCGGCCGGAGCTGAAGGTGCTGTTCACCACCGGCTACACGCGCAACGCCATCGTCCACAACGGGACCCTGGATCCGGGGGTCGAGCTGATCACCAAGCCGTTCAGCTTCGACGACCTGGCGGTGAAGCTCCGCCACGTGCTCGACGCCTGATCGCAGCCCGGGCGGTTCGCACGCGCGGGGCCGGGCGCGCCGGAACCAAGCGGGGAGCTTTGCAATTTGTGCAGCGTCAGCGTGGAGGAAACCGATGACAAGGCTGCACAAACCGGTCCGTCACAAGGTCCGGCCGGGCGCGTCCCGGGTCCGGCGACTTGATTCCCCGTCCCGCCTGCGCCCGCGCGCCAAGCTGGTGCAGGAGGACCCCCAACCCGACCTGAGCGGCCTCATCCTCTACGGCCAAGCCTGAGTTCCGGCTAGGGGCCGGCCGCGACCTCGCCCAGCTGCTTGTCCTGGGCGGCGGGGGCCGGCGGCACGATCCGCAGGCGCAGCAGGCTGACCCCCGCGGCCAGCACCGCGACGACCGCCGCCGTGGACAGCGCCGCCGTGGTCGCGTGGGTCCCGGCCAGGTGGAAGAAGACCGCCGTGGCCAGCGCCCCCGCCGTCTGGCCCAGCAGCCGGGCGGTGGCCAGCATGCCGCCGGCCGCGCCGCTCCGGTGCAGGGGCGCAGACGCCACCAGCGCGCGGTTGTTGGGCGCCTGGAAGAAGCCGAAGCCGAGGCCGCAGACCGCCATCCGCCAGGCGATGTCCAGGTTCGACGCGCCCGGATGGATCAGCGACAACAGGGCCAGGCCCGCCCCGAACACCGCCAGCCCGATCCCGCCCAGCAGACCCGCCGGATAGCGGTCCGCCAGCCGCCCGGCGATCGGCGCGGCGACCCCTACGGCCAGCGGCCACGGCGTCATCAGCAAGCCGGTCTCCACTGCGCTGCGCCCGAGCGCGCCCTGGAAGTAGAAGGGCAGCGCCACATAGGCCAGCATCTGGGCGCCGAACGACACGATCGAGGTGGCGATCGACAGGCCGAAGATCGGGATCCTCAGCAGGTCGAACGGCACCAGGGGCGCAGGCCTGCGCAGTTCGCGCCGCGCCAGCAACGCGCCCGCCGCCACGCCCACCGCCAGCTTCGCCAGGCCGACGCCGACGCCGTCGCGCACCAGGCTCTCCGCCCCCAGGATCAGGAATCCGAAGGTCACGGCGTTGAGCACGGCGGAGATCACGTCGAAGCTGCGACCCGAGCCGACCGTGCGCGGCAGGGCCTGGCTGGCGATGGCGATGGTGACCACGCCGATCGGCACGTTGATGGCGAACAGCCACTCCCAGGAAGCCTTGGCCAGGATGGCGGAGGCGACGGTCGGCCCCAGCGCCGCGGAGATCGAGATCACCACCGCGTTCAGCCCGATGCCGCGGCCCAGCTGCCGGCTGGGATAGGTGAAGCGCACCAGCGCGCTGTTGATGCTCAGCACCCCGGCCGCGCCGAGGCCCTGCAGCACCCGCGCCGCGGTCAGCTCCGCCAGGGTGTGGGAGAGCGCGCAGCCGAGCGAACCGAGGGTGAAGACCGTCAGCCCGACCATGTAGACGCGGCGATAGCCCAGCCGGTCGCCCAGCGCCGCCAGCGGCAGCAGGCAGACGGTGATCGCCAGCTGGTAGGCGTTGACGATCCAGATCGAGGACGCGGCGCTGGCGTTGAGCTCGCGCGCGATGGTCGGCAGCGCCACATTGGCGATGGAGCCGTCCAGCACGGTCATCGATATCGCCAGCCAGATGGTCAGCACCGACCAGTACCGGCGCGGCGCGGGCAGGCCGTCCGTCGGCTCCGCGCGCTTGGCGTCGGACTCGGTCAGGGATTTCTGCATGGCCGGAAAACACCTCAGGCGGCGTCCGTATCCCGCCCGGATGTCGCGAGGACAAGCCCGAACCGGGCTGCGAAGCTAGGCCGGCACGCTGATCGTCGGCCGGGCCTTCACGCGTCCGAACCAGGCCGTCAGCTTCTCGAACGAGGGGTCGAGCGGCTGGCCCACCACGGCCCCGAACTCCAGGAAGCTGAACAGCAGGATGTCGGCCAGGGTGTATCGCTCGCCGGCGATCCAGGGTCCCTGGAACTGCTCTTCCAGCCATTCCAGGCCGTCGCGGGCGATCGCCTTCAGCCCCGGCGCGGCCTCCGGCAGGCAGCGCATGCGGCCCTGGAACAGCGGCAGGCCCTCGGCGTAGCGGAAGCCGTTGGCCATCGGCTCGCAGACCTTGAGGTCGACGCGCCGGGCCCACATGCGCGCGGCGGCCCGCTCCTGCGGGGTCGACCCGATCAGCGGCGGGCTCGGGTGCAGTTCCTCCAGGTACTCGCAGATGGCGATGATCTCGGTGATCCGCGCGCCATCATTGAGCTCCAGCGCCGGCAGTTGCCCGGCCGGATTGATCTTCAGGAAGGGCTCGCGCCGGTTCTCGCCGCCCCGCAGGTCGACCTCGACGGTGGGGATCTGGAGACCCTTTTCGGCGATGAACAGGGTCACCGTCCGCGGGTTGGGGCCGATCGAGGTGTAGAGCTTCATGGCGGGCCTTCCTGTGCTTTTCGGAAGGCTAAGGCTCCGCCGTGCGAGGCGTCAACGAATCAGCGCGCTGGGGCGAAGTTCGTTAAAAATCCATTCGCATAGCCCGCCTGGGGGTGGCGTTTTGTCGCAGATCGGTATATAAGGCCGCGCCATGATCGACCGACAGTTCAAGCCAGACCTGACAGGATCGGACGAGACCCTCGAGCATCTGCTCGCGCGCCTCCGGTCCTTCAGCAAGCTGCGGCCCGTGCACCCGCGCGGCCGCGATCTGCCACCGGATTTCGGGTCGCTGGTGACCTCGCGCCGGCCTCCGGGCGGGGCCGGCGGAGCGGAAGCCCCGATCCCCGTCGAGCGCCCGATCGCGGACCTCTACGCCCCGACCTGAGGCGCGCCGCGTCACGCAACCTGTACGCCAGCTTGGCCGTTCCCTGCCCGCCTTAAGGGAACGCCGCATGAAGATCGCCGTCGCACTGAGCGCCGCCGCACTCGCCCTGCCCGCCCCGGCGCTGGCCGGCGAGGCCTTCCTGGGCGCCTACGCCCACGCCGTCGACCTGCACGTGGCCATCGACTACTCCGACGAGACCGGGGCGCAGATCGTCGGCGGCTATCGCACCGATCCGGTGGCGGCGTTGCACCTGATCGGCCGCCCGCGCCTCTACGTGCTGGGCGCGGCGAACACCGCCGGCGGCATCGACTACGCCGCCGCCGGCCTGTCCTGGCGCTTCGACCTCGGCCGACGGTTCTATGTCGAGCCGGGCATCGGCGGCGCGATCCATTCCGGCGACGTCAACTTCCCCTCGCCCTTCGATCCGGGCCTCTCCGCGGCCGAGCAGGCGCGGCGGCTCAACCACGTGCGGAACGACCTCGACCTAGGCTCCAGGGTGCTGTTCGAGCCGGAACTGTCGCTGGGGTGGCGGGCCACCGAGCGCCTGGCCTTCGAGGCCTCCTGGATCCACCTCAGCCACGCCCAGCTCGCCGGTCGGCAGAATCCCGGCCTGGACGACGTCGGCGTGCGCGCCGTCTACCGCTTCGGCCCCTAGGCCCGCCCGTCAGCGGCGGACGGGCGCCGGCTGGGCGCGCGCGGCCTTCACCGCCTTCTGGTGCGCCATGTGGTGGCCGACCGCGCAGCCGCCGATCGCGCCGACGGTGGCGTGATGGCCCGCCAGATGGCCGGCCACTCCGCCGACCACCGCGCCCTTGAGGCAACCCTTGGCGTCGGCGGCTCCGAACCCGGCGAGGCTGATGACGACGGCGAGGCCGCCGGCGGCGATGATCTTCATGTGAGGTCTCCCTGTTGCGGGAGATACGCCGCAGCGGGCGTTCCGTTCCAGCTAACGACCCTCGAACGCCGGCGCCCGCTTGTCGTTGAAGGAGGCCACGCCCTCCCGCCGGTCGGCGGTCTTGAACAGCCGGTTGTAGGCGGTCAGCTCCATCTCCATCGCCGCCGCCAGGTCGAGGGAATGGCCTTCGCGGACCACGTGCTTCAGGGCCCGCACGGACAGCGGGGCGTTGGCCGCGATCCGGCCGCCCACTTCGCGGACGGTCGCCATCAGCGCCTCGGGCGCGGCGACGCCGTTGACGACCCCATAGTCCAGCGCCTCGGCGGCGGTGAACGGCCGGCCGGTGGTCAGCAGCTCCAGCGCCCGCCGCTCGCCGACCGCCCGGCGCAGCAGCTGCGTCCCGCCCAGGCCCGGCATGATCCCCAGGCCCGCCTCGGGCAGGCCGAAGCGGGCGGTGTCGGCGGCATAGGCGAAGTCGCAGGCCAGCGTCATCTCGCAGCCGCCGCCCATGGCCGCGCCGTTCACCGCGGCGATGACCGGGACCGGAACCGCGAGCTGGGCGCGGATCATCGCCTCGAAGATCCGGTGCTGGGCGGCCCAGGCCTCGTCGGTCATGCCGTTGCGTTCCTTGAGGTCCGCACCGGCGCAGAAGTGCCGCCCCTCGGCCGCCAGCACCACGCAGCGCAGGTCCGGCCGGGCGGCGATCTCGGTCCAGGCCAGCAGCAGCTCCTCGCCCATCCGCGTGTTCAGCGCGTTGGCCGCCGCCGGGCGGTCGAGGGTGACGATGACGAGGCCAGGCGCGGCCTCCGCGAGCTTGAGGGTTTCGGGCATCAGAAGGACTTCGGCTGGCCCAGCACGTGGGTGGCCACATGGCTGAGGATGAGGTTCGTGGAGATCGGCGCGACCTGGTAGAGCCGGGTCTCGCGGAACTTGCGCTCGATGTCGTACTCCTCGGCGAAGCCGAAGCCGCCGTGGGTCTGGACGCACATGTCGGCGGCGTACCAGGAGGCTTCGGAGGCCGTGAGCTTGGCCATGTTGGCCTCGGTCCCGCAGGGTTCGCCGGCCTCGAACAGGGCGGCGGCGCGATCGACCATCAGGCTCGCCGAGGTCATCTGGACATAGGCCCGGGCGATCGGGAACTGCACGCCCTGGTTCTCGCCGATCGCTCGGCCGAACACCTCGCGCTCCTTGGCGTAGGCGCTGGCCCGGTCGATGAAGAACCGCGCGTCGCCGATGCACTCGGCGGCGATCAGGATGCGCTCGGCGTTCATGCCGTCGAGGATGTAGCGGAAGCCCTTGCCCGCCTCGCCGACCAGGTTCTCCGCCGGCACCACGAGGTCCTCGAAGGCGAGCTCGGTGGTGGCGTGGTTGAGCATGGTCCGCACCGGGCGGATGGTCAGGCCGTTCCCGACCGCGGTGCGCATGTCCACCAGCAGCACGCTCATGCCGTCGGACGGTTTGGCCGCCTGCTCGCGCGGCGTGGTGCGGCAGAGCAGGACCATCAGGTCGGAATGCTCGGCCCGCGAGATCCACAGCTTGCGGCCGTTGACGACGTAGGTGTCGCCCTCCCGCCGCGCGGAGGTGGTGATGCGGGTGGTGTCGGTGCCGGCGTCCGGCTCGGTGACGCCGAACGCCTGCAGCCGCAGCTCGCCCGACGCCACCTTGGGCAGGTAGGCGTCCTTCTGGGCCGGGCTGCCGTGCCGCAGGATCGTGCCCATGGTGTACATCTGGGCGTGGCAGGCCGCGCCGTTGCAGCCGGAGCGGTGGACCTCCTCCAGGATGGCGACGGCCGCCCCCAGACCCAGGCCGGAGCCGCCGTATTCTTCCGGGATCAGCACCGACAGGAAGCCGGCCTCGGTCAGCGCCGCCACGAACTCGGTGGGATAGGCCCGCTCGCGGTCGAGCGCGCGCCAGTAGGGGCCGGGAAAGCGGGCGCAAAGCTTGCGCACCGCCTCACGGATTTCGGGGAAGCTCTCGCTCATCGCCGCATCTGTGCCACGCTCGTGGCTGGAGATCGATCTTCAAAGGTGGTCATCTCTGCGCAACGGCGGGAGGAACGCCATGAGCCAACTGAGCTATGTGCACGGCGCGAGCGCAAAGCCGCTGCTGGGCCAGACCATCGGCGCCTGCTTCGACGAGGTGGCCGACGCCCACGCCGAACGCCTGGCGCTGATCGTCCGTCACCAGGCGATCCGCTGGAGCTGGGGCGAGCTGAAGGACCGCGTGGACGCCCTGGCCGCCGGCCTGCTGGCGCTGGGGCTGGCGCCCGGCGACCGGGTCGGCGTGTGGGCGCCCAACTGCGCGGAGTGGACGGTGACCCAGTTCGCCACCGCCAAGGTCGGCCTGATCCTGGTCAACATCAACCCGGCCTACCGGCTGACCGAGGCCGAGTACGCGCTGAACAAGGTCGGCTGCAAGGCGCTGGTCACCGCCGTGGCGCACAAGACCAGCGCGTACCTGGCGATGCTGCGCGCGCTGGCGCCGGAGCTCGCCACGACCCCGCCGGGACAGCTCGCCGCCGCGCGCCTGCCCGACCTGCGGCTGGTGATCACCCTGGGCGAGGACGCCCACGCCGGCTGCCTGCCGTTCGCGCAGGCGCTGGCCGCCGGCGGCGAGGCCGACCGCGCTCGCCTCATGGAGATCGGGCCGACCCTGCAGTTCGACGACGCCATCAACGTCCAGTTCACCAGCGGCACCACCGGCTTCCCGAAGGGCGCGACCCTGTCGCACCACAACATCCTCAACAACGGCTACTTCGTCGGCGAGGCCATCGGCCTGCAGCCGGGCGAGAAGCTCTGCATCCCGGTGCCGCTCTACCACTGCTTCGGCATGGTGATGGGCAACCTGGCCTGCCTGACCCACGCCGCGACCATGGTCTATCCCAGCGAGGGCTTCGACCCGCTGGCGGCGCTGGAGGCGGTGGAGGCCGAGCGCTGCGACGGCCTCTTCGGCGTGCCGACCATGTTCATCGCCGAGCTGTCGCATCCGGAGTTCGCGCGGTTCGACCTGACCTCGCTGCGCACCGGGATCATGGCCGGCTCGCCCTGCCCGATCGAGGTCATGCGCCAGGTGATCGACCGCATGCACATGCCGCAGGTGACGATCGCCTACGGCATGACTGAGACCTCGCCGGTGAGCTTCCAGTCGGGCGTGGACGACGCCCTGGACGTTCGCGTCTCGACGGTCGGCCGCATCCAGCCGCACCTGGAGGTGAAGATCGTCGACGCCGAGGGCCGCATCACGCCACGTGGCGAGCCCGGCGAGCTGTGCACGCGGGGCTATTCGGTGATGCTCGGCTACTGGGACGACGACGCCAAGACCCGCGAGTCCATCGACCCGGCCGGCTGGATGCACACCGGCGACCTGGCGACCCTCGACGCCGACGGCAACTGCAACATCGTCGGCCGGATCAAGGACATGGTCATCCGCGGCGGCGAGAACGTCTATCCGCGCGAGATCGAGGAGTTCCTCTACCGCCACCCGGCGATCCAGGACGTGCAGGTGATCGGCGTGCCGGACGCCCGGTACGGCGAGGAGCTCTGCGCCTGGATCGTGCTGAAGCCCGGCCAGCCGCTGGAGGCCGAGGCCGTGCGGGACTTCTGCCGCGGCCAGATCGCCCACTACAAGATTCCAAGGCACATCCGTTTCGTGGAAGCCTTTCCCACCACCGTCACCGGCAAGGTGCAAAAGTTCGCCATGCGCGAGGCGATGATTGCAGAACTTGACCTTGTGCTGGAAAAGACGGCCTAGGCGTTCGCCACAACCTGCGAGACCCGTCCCGGATGAGGAAGCTCCCCACCGCCGTCGATCCTGCGTCGCAGGCCTTCGCCGCCAATGCCGAGGTGAACCGAGGGCTGGCCCAGGAGCTGCGCGAGCGCGCCGCCAAGGCCGCGCTGGGCGGACCCGAGGAGTCGCGCAAGCGCCACGCCGGCCGCGGCAAGCTCCTGCCGCGCGAGCGGGTCATGCGGCTGCTCGACGCCGGGGCGCCGTTCCTGGAGGTCGGCGCGCTCGCCGCCTACGGCCTCTATGACGACGAGGCGCCGGCCGCCGGCGTGATCACCGGCATCGGCCGGGTCTGCGGCCGCGAGGTGATGATCGTCGCCAACGACGCCACCGTGAAGGGCGGCGCCTATTTCCCGCTGACCGTGAAGAAGCATCTCCGCGCCCAGGAGATCGCCCTCCAGAACCGGCTGCCCTGCGTCTACCTGGTGGACTCGGGCGGCGCGAACCTGCCGCACCAGGCCGAGGTCTTCCCCGATCGCGACCACTTCGGCCGCATCTTCTTCAACCAGGCGCGGATGAGCGCCGAGGGCATCGCCCAGATCGCCTGCGTGATGGGCTCCTGCACCGCCGGCGGCGCCTATGTGCCGGCGATGAGCGACGAGACGGTCAT encodes:
- a CDS encoding TonB-dependent receptor plug domain-containing protein; the protein is MARADEAPPPQSGSGALGALSLDELSEIKVTSVSKRAEPISQAPSSVYVITNDAIRRSGAISIPEALRNAPNLEVMRIDALDYSITARGFAGFEAANKLLVLIDGRSVYTPLFSGVDWDQNQVLLDDVDRIEVISGPGGTLWGANAVNGVVNITTRSAFDTQGSLAEVNLGSLDSDVRLRYGGQLGESAAGRIYFTAFRRGELRKDDGAHANDGWDGVQGGFRTDWAGDRDTLTLQGDAHDGTISDSLGLPGYVRGGNVLGRWTRRMENGSTVELQAYYDQFARNARLIHDGLKTYDIQAQHAFSWLGRHQIIWGGGYRITEDDFYTLTEPQLLTPTHRRVDIGNLFAQDEFAVRTDLTLTLGLKLETNTYTRAELMPNARLGWRVSDRQFLWAAVSRAVRNPSRIERDFSLPGIVDPGHMGSEKLIAYELGYRGRMTDAANVSVSLYYNAYDQLRTNDLSPGGVLPIYVGNSMEGDTYGIEAWADYDVRSWWRLSVGGSILGKDFRLKPGSLDIAQFEAAGVDPDYWVKLRSQMRLGDRVTLDAGLRYYDAIPTSQASGYVGAKAYLDGDLRLAWRVTDALELSLVGQNLLHDRHAEASESRRDKIQRSVLLGLRWVH
- a CDS encoding YfiR family protein, translated to MRRALGLLTLAALCAAATVGGAWAQPTLEFSVKAAFLTKFPAFVTWPESAMTPSEPLRICVVGDDPFGPALEQSAQGRALEDHPLAVRRLAVVDRASGCHVLYALGSSRQSAAQALQAVRGAPVLTVTDAAQGGARGMIHFVVFQDRVRFQIDALQAAQSGLSMSSKLLALALTVKR
- a CDS encoding ATP-binding protein; amino-acid sequence: MNLAWASVVGLLIAGVLLGSRAEIAYRHQAQRQAQVQAEILAASVTAALAFDDRPTIREYVDALRVNPQVAIAAVYDAAGDPVVTYARNGSHAAPPRIGPPGSRTTQGVVRVTTPVTEHEVQLGKVYVETLPEPLSSVLARHSGLGLLLVMAFLLLGLITRAAAQLQRRAEQLADANARLQVEMAERERAEEALRQSQKMESLGQLTGGVAHDFNNLLTVIMGGLETIGRHLAKLPSNAENARLHRARDMAMYGAERAATLTARLLAFSRRQPLQPQAIDPNRLVNGMSELLQRTLGETVTLQIVLGAGLWRTHADPGQLENAVLNLAVNARDAMEGGGRLTIETANASLDSGYVEQLPETLAAGQYVLIAVTDTGSGMDEETVTRAFEPFFTTKDVGKGTGLGLSQVYGFVRQSGGVVRIYSEPGQGTTVKIYLPRFLGAEQEIATPRALDASTLLGDEVVLLVEDHDELRAYSSGILRELGYQVHEAADGASALEVMANIPDIVLLFTDVVLPGGMNGRQLADKVREARPELKVLFTTGYTRNAIVHNGTLDPGVELITKPFSFDDLAVKLRHVLDA
- a CDS encoding MFS transporter, coding for MQKSLTESDAKRAEPTDGLPAPRRYWSVLTIWLAISMTVLDGSIANVALPTIARELNASAASSIWIVNAYQLAITVCLLPLAALGDRLGYRRVYMVGLTVFTLGSLGCALSHTLAELTAARVLQGLGAAGVLSINSALVRFTYPSRQLGRGIGLNAVVISISAALGPTVASAILAKASWEWLFAINVPIGVVTIAIASQALPRTVGSGRSFDVISAVLNAVTFGFLILGAESLVRDGVGVGLAKLAVGVAAGALLARRELRRPAPLVPFDLLRIPIFGLSIATSIVSFGAQMLAYVALPFYFQGALGRSAVETGLLMTPWPLAVGVAAPIAGRLADRYPAGLLGGIGLAVFGAGLALLSLIHPGASNLDIAWRMAVCGLGFGFFQAPNNRALVASAPLHRSGAAGGMLATARLLGQTAGALATAVFFHLAGTHATTAALSTAAVVAVLAAGVSLLRLRIVPPAPAAQDKQLGEVAAGP
- a CDS encoding glutathione S-transferase family protein, translating into MKLYTSIGPNPRTVTLFIAEKGLQIPTVEVDLRGGENRREPFLKINPAGQLPALELNDGARITEIIAICEYLEELHPSPPLIGSTPQERAAARMWARRVDLKVCEPMANGFRYAEGLPLFQGRMRCLPEAAPGLKAIARDGLEWLEEQFQGPWIAGERYTLADILLFSFLEFGAVVGQPLDPSFEKLTAWFGRVKARPTISVPA
- a CDS encoding acyloxyacyl hydrolase, with amino-acid sequence MKIAVALSAAALALPAPALAGEAFLGAYAHAVDLHVAIDYSDETGAQIVGGYRTDPVAALHLIGRPRLYVLGAANTAGGIDYAAAGLSWRFDLGRRFYVEPGIGGAIHSGDVNFPSPFDPGLSAAEQARRLNHVRNDLDLGSRVLFEPELSLGWRATERLAFEASWIHLSHAQLAGRQNPGLDDVGVRAVYRFGP
- a CDS encoding enoyl-CoA hydratase/isomerase family protein, encoding MPETLKLAEAAPGLVIVTLDRPAAANALNTRMGEELLLAWTEIAARPDLRCVVLAAEGRHFCAGADLKERNGMTDEAWAAQHRIFEAMIRAQLAVPVPVIAAVNGAAMGGGCEMTLACDFAYAADTARFGLPEAGLGIMPGLGGTQLLRRAVGERRALELLTTGRPFTAAEALDYGVVNGVAAPEALMATVREVGGRIAANAPLSVRALKHVVREGHSLDLAAAMEMELTAYNRLFKTADRREGVASFNDKRAPAFEGR